A stretch of Patescibacteria group bacterium DNA encodes these proteins:
- a CDS encoding GDP-mannose 4,6-dehydratase, with translation MAHKVFITGRKNVLITGGAGFIGSHLCDELVKENNVICLDDFTSSSERNIDHLLQLPNFEFINFDINEPIDLEKFPELKRFRIDVQGLQEIYHLACPTSPKNFEKTKIKTLKTNVIGTINMLELALRYKAKFLFTSSAVVYGPRRKENPYFKEDDFGQVNFLSPRACYDEGKRMAETCVMTYRQVYNLDTKILRIFRTYGPRMPLFDGHMVPDFVLQALNDKPLIIYGDESFDSSFCYISDIVEGIIKMMASDESGPFNLGHPEKYKMADLAKKIIQETHSKSEIIFRPPLLFMTPLGLPDITLAKEKLDWYPVVSLEEGLRRTIEDVKINRMLLQPLISKYDEDYQEE, from the coding sequence ATGGCTCATAAAGTTTTCATCACTGGCAGAAAAAATGTTTTAATTACTGGTGGTGCTGGTTTTATTGGCTCACATTTATGCGATGAATTAGTGAAGGAGAACAATGTTATTTGTTTAGATGATTTCACTTCTTCTTCAGAAAGAAACATCGATCATTTACTTCAATTGCCAAATTTCGAATTTATTAACTTCGATATTAACGAACCGATTGATTTAGAAAAATTTCCAGAGTTGAAAAGGTTTAGAATTGATGTACAAGGTCTTCAAGAGATTTATCATTTAGCCTGTCCAACCTCACCGAAAAATTTTGAAAAAACAAAAATCAAGACTTTAAAGACGAACGTTATCGGCACGATTAATATGTTAGAATTAGCCTTAAGATATAAGGCTAAATTTTTATTTACTTCATCAGCTGTCGTTTATGGACCAAGAAGAAAAGAAAATCCTTATTTTAAAGAAGATGATTTTGGTCAAGTTAATTTTCTTTCCCCTCGAGCTTGTTATGACGAAGGCAAAAGAATGGCTGAAACTTGTGTTATGACCTATCGCCAAGTCTATAATTTAGATACAAAAATTTTAAGAATTTTTAGAACCTATGGACCAAGAATGCCTTTATTCGATGGCCATATGGTTCCTGACTTCGTCTTACAGGCCCTAAATGACAAACCATTAATTATTTATGGCGATGAATCCTTTGACTCTTCTTTTTGTTATATTTCTGATATCGTTGAAGGAATAATTAAAATGATGGCTTCTGATGAATCAGGACCTTTCAATCTTGGTCATCCCGAAAAATATAAAATGGCTGATTTGGCTAAAAAAATTATTCAAGAGACCCATTCTAAATCAGAAATTATTTTTAGGCCACCCCTTCTTTTCATGACTCCTTTAGGTCTACCGGACATTACTTTAGCCAAAGAAAAACTTGATTGGTATCCGGTTGTTTCTTTAGAAGAAGGACTGAGAAGAACGATTGAAGATGTAAAAATCAATCGGATGCTTCTTCAGCCATTAATTTCAAAATATGACGAAGATTACCAAGAAGAATAA
- the rplK gene encoding 50S ribosomal protein L11, with translation MAKKIKTIVKLLVPGGQATPAPPVGPALGQAGINIADFCKKFNDLTKDKIGQTLPVKLVVYEDRSFDFFIKTPLTSELLKKAAGVEKGSGKPLQEKVGKISRSQIREIAKIKMPDLNTNNLEQAMKIIEGTAKQMGLEIVD, from the coding sequence ATGGCTAAGAAAATAAAAACCATTGTCAAACTTCTTGTACCCGGTGGTCAAGCAACACCAGCTCCGCCGGTTGGACCAGCTTTAGGACAGGCCGGTATTAACATCGCTGATTTCTGTAAAAAATTCAATGATTTGACGAAAGACAAAATCGGCCAGACCCTACCGGTGAAATTAGTTGTTTATGAAGACAGGTCTTTTGATTTTTTCATTAAAACCCCTTTAACCAGTGAACTTCTAAAAAAAGCAGCTGGTGTTGAAAAAGGTTCCGGCAAACCTCTTCAAGAGAAAGTAGGCAAGATTAGCCGGTCGCAAATCAGAGAAATTGCCAAGATTAAAATGCCCGATCTAAACACCAATAATCTTGAACAAGCAATGAAAATTATCGAAGGAACAGCTAAGCAAATGGGTTTAGAGATTGTAGATTAA
- the rfbB gene encoding dTDP-glucose 4,6-dehydratase, with the protein MKILITGGAGFIGSNFIRYLLKKYKNYQIFNLDKLTYCGNLDNLHDFKKNPRHHFFKGDIADQKLVEKLVKNVEVIINFAAESHVDRSILEPDSFIKTDIFGTFTLLEAAKKYKIKKYIQISTDEVYGSRKRGYFKENDPLNPSSPYSASKASADLLTLAYFKTYQLPVLISRSTNNYGPYQYPEKIIPLFITNLLEGKKVPLYGRGLNRRDWLYVLDNCRAIDLILHRGKIGEIYNVASGYELTNLELTKIILKELKKDKTSIEYVKDRPGHDWRYALSCQKIKKLGWRPIYKFEKAIKETINWYKENQWWWRKLKSGEFLKYYQRQYGR; encoded by the coding sequence ATGAAAATTTTAATTACCGGCGGGGCCGGTTTTATTGGTTCAAATTTTATCCGCTATCTTTTAAAGAAATATAAAAACTATCAGATTTTTAATTTGGATAAACTGACCTATTGCGGGAATTTAGACAATTTGCACGATTTTAAAAAAAATCCAAGACATCATTTTTTTAAGGGTGATATTGCTGACCAAAAATTGGTGGAAAAATTAGTCAAAAATGTTGAGGTGATTATAAATTTTGCCGCTGAATCGCACGTTGATCGTTCAATTTTAGAACCAGATTCTTTTATTAAGACAGATATTTTTGGTACCTTCACCCTCCTTGAAGCAGCCAAAAAATATAAAATCAAAAAGTATATCCAGATTTCTACCGATGAGGTTTATGGCAGTCGAAAAAGAGGTTATTTTAAAGAAAACGATCCTCTTAACCCCTCTTCTCCTTATTCCGCTTCAAAAGCCAGCGCTGATCTTTTAACGTTGGCTTATTTTAAAACTTATCAGCTACCAGTTTTGATTAGCCGGTCGACTAACAATTACGGTCCTTACCAATATCCAGAGAAAATTATTCCTCTGTTTATTACTAATTTATTGGAAGGAAAGAAGGTTCCTTTATATGGTCGAGGACTAAACAGAAGAGATTGGCTTTACGTTTTGGATAATTGTCGAGCCATTGATTTAATTTTACACCGCGGGAAAATTGGTGAAATTTATAATGTCGCTTCTGGTTATGAATTAACAAATTTAGAATTGACAAAGATTATTTTGAAAGAATTAAAAAAGGACAAAACATCGATTGAATATGTTAAAGATCGACCGGGTCACGATTGGCGCTATGCTCTTTCTTGTCAAAAAATAAAAAAGCTTGGCTGGCGACCAATTTATAAATTTGAGAAAGCAATTAAAGAAACAATTAATTGGTATAAAGAAAATCAGTGGTGGTGGAGAAAATTAAAATCAGGTGAATTTTTAAAATATTATCAAAGACAATATGGGCGATAA
- the nusG gene encoding transcription termination/antitermination protein NusG, producing MPRQIEQGRRWYAIHTYAGYEENVATNLRQRIESFDLAHKIFNVLVPTEKRIKFKGGKRRVVTEKMFPGYVLVEMIVDDDSWYVVRNTPGVTGFIGSGTIPTPISEKEIKIILKRMQIEEPKYKIELSPGTPVRVMEGPFKSFEGKVDEVDEEKGRVKVLINVFGRETPVDLDFLQVKKI from the coding sequence ATGCCCAGACAAATAGAACAAGGCCGTCGTTGGTATGCTATTCATACCTATGCTGGTTATGAAGAAAACGTGGCGACCAATCTTCGTCAACGGATTGAATCTTTTGATCTGGCTCATAAAATTTTTAATGTTTTAGTTCCAACAGAAAAAAGAATTAAATTTAAGGGTGGAAAAAGAAGAGTGGTAACAGAAAAAATGTTCCCCGGTTATGTTTTGGTTGAAATGATTGTTGACGATGACTCTTGGTATGTAGTGAGAAATACGCCCGGCGTTACTGGTTTTATTGGTTCAGGCACTATTCCAACCCCTATCTCGGAAAAAGAAATTAAAATTATTCTCAAAAGAATGCAAATTGAAGAGCCAAAATATAAAATTGAACTCTCGCCTGGTACACCGGTGAGAGTGATGGAAGGACCATTTAAAAGTTTTGAAGGAAAAGTTGATGAAGTTGATGAAGAGAAAGGAAGAGTTAAAGTACTTATTAATGTTTTTGGTCGAGAAACACCTGTTGATTTAGACTTTTTACAAGTCAAGAAAATTTAA
- a CDS encoding V-type ATP synthase subunit I — protein sequence MVAQLKKICLVASKSFRREILSFLQELGTVEIIDLGEGHREEKEMIDLNYQLARVKFAIDFLAPYQKKEKVSLKQKITTFLSPKIKLTKQELNKTVSQTPWAMIIQETEKLEMDFTTLSSKIKKIQEEKEKVYPWRKLDLNLAEIKKTKNFSFLTGKISLINWPKFLEKIKNEIKLTEVIKVDQLEKDVYCLIIFDRVTEKDLLKFLEENQFIKIELPPFKSSPAQYFERLEDELAILEPKMKIVRRKISRLANQQEKLKIIFDWLSWQKEKEEVKQKIQKTNFTLFLFAWVVKDSLPDLQSGLRRITPEFEIIEMPVKADEEVPVLLKNKEFVNDFETVTNVYGVPKYHEPDPTPFLTPFFVLFFALCLSDAGYGLVLTIISITIIKFLNLPQKTKNFFRLFLWLGLTTIFIGAILGSWFGLELETLPEFLKPVKEFLIQIRIIDPIKNPLQLLIISLVLGVFQILAGLIINLYWKIKNKDTLNAILDNGPWIFLISSLLIFIGSQSKFLSISHNLAKYLVLIGLILVVLTQGRKQKNIFLKIPAGVLSLYGLIGYLSDTLSYSRLLALGLATSIIGMVINLIAKIFSQMIPFVGFILAIFILIGGHLFNIGINALGAFIHSARLQFVEFFPKFMEGGGVRFKPFRKEGKYVQLINYK from the coding sequence ATGGTCGCTCAATTAAAAAAAATTTGTTTGGTTGCTTCAAAATCATTTCGACGAGAAATTTTGAGTTTTTTACAGGAACTTGGCACCGTTGAGATCATTGATTTAGGCGAGGGCCACAGAGAAGAAAAAGAGATGATTGATTTAAACTATCAATTAGCTAGAGTAAAATTTGCCATTGATTTTTTAGCACCCTATCAAAAAAAAGAGAAGGTCAGTTTAAAGCAAAAAATTACAACCTTTTTATCACCAAAAATTAAACTGACCAAACAAGAATTAAACAAAACGGTTTCTCAAACACCGTGGGCAATGATTATTCAAGAGACAGAAAAATTGGAAATGGATTTTACCACTCTTTCTTCTAAAATTAAAAAAATTCAAGAAGAAAAAGAAAAAGTTTATCCTTGGCGAAAATTAGATTTAAATTTAGCGGAGATAAAAAAGACTAAAAATTTTTCTTTTTTGACTGGGAAAATTTCTTTGATCAATTGGCCAAAATTTTTAGAGAAAATAAAAAATGAAATTAAATTAACTGAGGTCATCAAAGTTGATCAGTTAGAAAAAGATGTTTATTGTTTGATTATTTTTGATCGAGTCACAGAGAAAGACTTATTGAAATTTTTAGAAGAAAATCAATTTATAAAAATAGAATTACCACCTTTTAAATCTTCGCCAGCTCAATATTTTGAACGCCTAGAAGATGAATTGGCAATTTTAGAGCCAAAAATGAAAATCGTAAGAAGAAAAATTTCTCGTTTAGCCAATCAACAAGAAAAATTAAAAATTATCTTTGATTGGCTTTCTTGGCAAAAAGAAAAAGAAGAAGTGAAACAAAAAATCCAGAAAACTAATTTTACCCTCTTCCTTTTTGCTTGGGTTGTTAAGGACTCATTGCCCGATCTTCAAAGTGGGCTTAGAAGAATTACGCCAGAGTTTGAAATCATTGAAATGCCAGTCAAGGCAGATGAAGAAGTACCAGTTCTTCTAAAAAATAAGGAATTTGTTAATGACTTTGAAACAGTGACCAATGTCTATGGGGTGCCAAAATATCATGAGCCGGACCCAACTCCATTTTTAACACCATTTTTTGTTCTTTTTTTCGCCCTTTGTCTTTCTGATGCTGGCTATGGTTTAGTTTTAACCATCATCTCGATAACTATAATTAAGTTCTTAAATTTACCCCAAAAAACAAAAAATTTTTTTAGACTTTTCCTTTGGTTAGGACTAACGACTATTTTTATTGGTGCCATTTTGGGTAGTTGGTTTGGTTTGGAATTGGAAACTTTGCCAGAATTTTTAAAACCAGTTAAAGAATTTTTGATTCAAATAAGAATCATTGATCCGATCAAGAATCCTTTACAGCTTTTAATTATTTCTTTGGTTTTAGGTGTCTTTCAAATTTTGGCTGGCTTAATAATTAATCTGTATTGGAAAATAAAAAATAAAGACACCCTGAATGCCATTTTAGATAATGGCCCATGGATATTTTTGATTAGTTCGTTGTTAATCTTTATCGGTTCTCAAAGTAAATTTCTTTCTATTTCTCACAATTTAGCCAAATATTTAGTTTTGATCGGTCTTATTTTAGTTGTCCTGACTCAAGGTCGGAAACAAAAAAATATTTTCTTAAAAATTCCGGCTGGCGTTTTAAGTCTTTACGGCTTAATTGGTTATCTTTCTGATACACTTTCTTACTCTCGACTTTTAGCTTTGGGATTAGCCACTAGTATTATTGGTATGGTCATCAATCTGATTGCCAAAATTTTCAGCCAAATGATTCCTTTTGTTGGTTTTATCTTGGCTATCTTTATCTTAATTGGCGGACATCTTTTCAATATTGGGATAAATGCCTTGGGTGCTTTTATTCATTCGGCTCGTCTTCAATTTGTTGAGTTCTTCCCCAAATTTATGGAAGGAGGTGGTGTCAGGTTTAAGCCGTTTAGAAAAGAAGGAAAATATGTTCAATTAATCAATTATAAATAA
- a CDS encoding dCMP deaminase family protein, producing the protein MGDKIKNKKIKLKNNRPSKENHYLHIAREISQRSTCFRVKIGAIIVKDDAIVATGYVGAPRKTKDCFEHGFCLRDQLGIPHGHRYEICRSVHAEMNCLINAARTGVSLLNGEMFIYGEYLSPAKKMDVLPCFLCKKMIINAGLKRVICSQADGHYKIFKVENWRKNWQQKDIVDDKYQYGVDGNQYLYQKKKTA; encoded by the coding sequence ATGGGCGATAAGATAAAAAATAAAAAAATAAAATTAAAAAACAATCGACCAAGTAAAGAAAATCATTATCTCCATATAGCCAGAGAGATTTCCCAGCGGAGTACCTGTTTCCGAGTAAAAATTGGAGCTATTATTGTTAAAGATGATGCCATTGTCGCCACTGGTTATGTTGGCGCGCCAAGAAAGACAAAGGACTGTTTTGAACACGGTTTTTGTTTGCGTGATCAACTTGGCATTCCTCATGGTCATCGCTACGAAATTTGTCGCAGTGTTCATGCCGAAATGAATTGTTTGATTAATGCCGCTCGTACTGGCGTTTCTCTTTTAAATGGCGAGATGTTTATTTATGGAGAATATTTATCGCCAGCCAAGAAAATGGATGTTTTGCCTTGTTTTCTTTGTAAAAAAATGATTATCAATGCTGGCCTGAAAAGAGTAATCTGTAGTCAAGCCGATGGTCATTATAAAATATTTAAGGTTGAAAATTGGCGGAAAAATTGGCAGCAAAAAGATATCGTTGACGATAAGTATCAATATGGGGTAGACGGTAATCAATATCTTTATCAGAAAAAGAAGACCGCCTAA